The Chitinophaga flava genome has a segment encoding these proteins:
- a CDS encoding SMI1/KNR4 family protein gives MSVTFDAAVAALYEEKDGSRFSTLKDKLIKTFAGKDREAVIRSLTQYAREGQLLHWRAFLMTDIIGLVAPGEMAWRPFFEWSITIPALTYWGIDGLLKTAGREAYPVLIALATHDAQPVSERAKAIKSIALYSRQPFDRELPSDPGYWKPEQLRLTELLQWQEQGYPDGEGYAPPAVHPSLLHPGTAFEKLMAKLDKQLEKRRRKHKDPSNPQDWLVIAAEKDITQISVQWTLPAVYATFLQYYSPLKVTLPGDDFIEGLHLYGAHELRERQGGYAFNAVTGETSEDWPAQLLVIGDDAADPFCLDLSDIKDGDAPVYTAQHGEGSWKFEQYADSFTGLIKKLTGKS, from the coding sequence ATGAGCGTGACTTTTGATGCTGCTGTGGCAGCCTTATATGAAGAGAAAGATGGCAGTCGTTTTTCAACGCTGAAAGACAAACTGATTAAGACCTTTGCTGGCAAAGACCGCGAAGCGGTAATCCGCAGCCTGACACAATATGCCCGGGAAGGGCAACTCCTGCACTGGCGGGCTTTTCTGATGACCGATATTATCGGACTGGTAGCACCCGGAGAAATGGCCTGGCGTCCTTTTTTCGAATGGAGCATTACCATACCGGCTCTCACTTACTGGGGGATAGATGGGCTGCTTAAAACCGCCGGCCGAGAAGCTTATCCGGTGTTGATAGCCCTGGCCACCCATGACGCTCAGCCAGTAAGCGAAAGAGCCAAAGCCATCAAAAGTATTGCGTTGTACAGCCGGCAGCCATTTGATCGTGAGCTGCCTTCAGATCCTGGCTACTGGAAACCGGAACAGCTGCGGCTTACTGAGCTGTTGCAATGGCAGGAGCAGGGTTATCCCGATGGTGAAGGATATGCACCTCCCGCCGTACATCCGTCACTGTTACATCCCGGTACCGCCTTTGAAAAACTGATGGCGAAACTGGATAAGCAGCTGGAAAAAAGACGCCGCAAACACAAAGACCCTTCCAATCCGCAGGACTGGCTGGTGATAGCCGCAGAGAAAGACATCACGCAAATTAGTGTCCAATGGACACTCCCGGCTGTATATGCCACCTTTCTGCAATACTATTCTCCATTGAAGGTCACACTGCCCGGGGATGATTTTATAGAAGGTCTTCACCTGTATGGAGCACATGAACTGCGGGAACGTCAGGGTGGTTACGCTTTTAATGCCGTCACCGGTGAAACATCGGAAGACTGGCCCGCACAGCTGCTGGTGATCGGTGACGATGCTGCAGATCCTTTCTGCCTCGACCTCTCCGATATAAAAGACGGAGACGCACCGGTATATACCGCCCAACATGGTGAGGGATCATGGAAATTTGAACAGTACGCAGACAGCTTTACCGGACTGATTAAAAAACTGACAGGAAAGAGCTGA
- a CDS encoding VOC family protein, whose translation MISLNLLVIKTNQMLEVAAFYTLLGFEFEYHQHGKGPFHYASKSTPLLEIYPLPQQVSQPDKTTRLGFKVRELDKMVEHLEGRGMPVIARPIMTEWGYHAIVQDPDGRKIELTEQSFL comes from the coding sequence ATGATTAGTTTAAACCTCCTCGTTATCAAAACCAACCAGATGCTGGAAGTCGCTGCCTTTTACACACTTCTTGGTTTTGAGTTTGAATATCATCAGCATGGAAAAGGTCCTTTCCATTATGCCAGTAAAAGTACTCCATTGCTGGAAATTTATCCGTTGCCGCAACAGGTATCACAGCCGGATAAAACTACGCGACTGGGATTTAAAGTAAGGGAGCTGGATAAGATGGTAGAGCACCTGGAAGGTCGGGGTATGCCGGTAATTGCAAGGCCCATTATGACGGAGTGGGGATACCATGCCATAGTGCAGGACCCCGATGGCAGAAAAATCGAGTTAACAGAACAGTCCTTTCTTTAA
- a CDS encoding macro domain-containing protein: MMSAIDYIKGDATQPVGTGNKIIVHICNDIGRWGKGFVLAVSARWPEPEKQYRTWYADATNFALGQAQFVKVTSNIWVANVIGQHKIVKGKGGIPPIRYEAVQEGLRMVSSFALENNATVHMPRIGCGLAGGTWDKIEPIIIEELLNKGVAVTVYDFA; encoded by the coding sequence ATGATGAGTGCGATAGACTATATAAAAGGAGACGCTACCCAGCCGGTGGGCACTGGCAACAAGATCATTGTTCATATCTGCAATGACATCGGGCGTTGGGGTAAAGGCTTTGTGCTGGCTGTTTCCGCCCGGTGGCCCGAACCGGAAAAACAATACCGGACATGGTACGCCGATGCCACCAACTTCGCATTGGGGCAGGCTCAATTTGTAAAAGTAACATCCAACATATGGGTGGCCAATGTGATTGGTCAGCATAAAATTGTGAAAGGCAAAGGCGGCATCCCTCCTATCCGCTATGAGGCCGTGCAGGAAGGACTAAGGATGGTCAGCAGCTTTGCCCTGGAAAACAATGCTACCGTGCATATGCCCCGCATCGGCTGCGGACTGGCAGGTGGCACCTGGGATAAAATAGAGCCTATCATTATAGAGGAGCTGCTGAATAAAGGCGTAGCGGTAACAGTATATGACTTTGCTTAA